GCCTTCATCAACCTCGTCCCGCTGCAGCGGGCCGCCACGCCGGCCGAGATCGCCGGCGTCGTGGCCTTCCTGGCGAGCGACGACGCCGGTTTCGTGACCGGCACGACCATTCCCGTCGACGGAGGACAGACAGCCCGATGACCACCACTGCAGCACTCACGGCCGAGAACGCCGAGCTGGGCGCCCGCGCCGCCCGCACCTACTACGTCTACGCGCGAGCCGTCGACGAGGGCGACCTCGACGCGCTCCGCGCGATGGTCACCGACGACGTCCGCATCACGCGGGGCGACCACCCGACCGAGGACGGGGTCGAGGCGTTCCTCGACGTCTACCGCGCCCACAACGCGCAGCAGATCCCGGTGTGCAAGCACGTCGTCACGAACGTGCTGGCCGAGCGGGACGGGGACGAGGTCCTCACCCACGCGTACTTCACCGCCACGATGTTCGAGGCGGAGCGCACGCGGGTCATCACCGGTGTCTACGACGACGTCCACCGCGAGGTGGGTGGCGAGATGCTGCTCGCGCACAAGAGGATCACCGTGCAGCGCATCCAGGAGCTCCCGGCGGCCGCCGGTTCCTTCACCCACGTCGGGAAGTGAGACACCACATGACGCACCGCGGAGACATCGAGGACGTCCTCAACCGCTACGCCCACGCCTACGACGACCGCGACGCCGAGGGGGTCGGCGCGACGTTCGCCGAGGACGGGCAGCTGTCGCTGCGCATCGGCGGTGGCGACCTCGTCGGTCCGTGGGTGGGCCGGGCCGCCGTCGTCGAGATGATGGCGGCCACCCTGGCGACCCAGGACGACCAGCGCCGCCACCTCGCCTCCACCTTCACGCTCGACGCCTGTGACGGCGGGACGGCGCGGGCGCGTTCCTACCTCACGCTCGTGGCGGTCGCCGGCGGCGAGCTGCGGGTGCTGACGACCGGCCGGTACGTCGACGAGCTCGTCGACGTCGACGGGGCGTGGCTCATCCGGAGCCGGCACATCGAGCTCGACCTGCCCTACTGAGGGGCGGCGGGGGACCGGCCCGTGAGAAAACTAGGCGCATGATTGTCAGGAAAGCGTTTCTGGTGTTAGCGTCATCACAACCCCTCCGGTGACCGACGCAGAGGGCCTGACGAGCGGAGGAGCAGCCATGACGATCCAGGTCGCTCCCGACGCCCGGCGGGTCCCCGGCGCCGCCACCGGCGGTGCCGGTGTCGTCGTGACCGGGGCCGCCCGGGGCCTCGGCAAGGGCATCGCCGAGGTGCTCGCGGCCCACGGGTGGAACGTCGTCGGCGTCGACCTCGCGCCCAGCGTGGAGGAGACGATCGGGTCGCTCGGCGAGGGCCACGCGGCCGTCGTCGGCGACGTGTGCGACGCCACCGTCATCGAGCAGGCCGCGGTCCGCGCCGCCGAGCTCG
This Nocardioides alkalitolerans DNA region includes the following protein-coding sequences:
- a CDS encoding nuclear transport factor 2 family protein, coding for MTHRGDIEDVLNRYAHAYDDRDAEGVGATFAEDGQLSLRIGGGDLVGPWVGRAAVVEMMAATLATQDDQRRHLASTFTLDACDGGTARARSYLTLVAVAGGELRVLTTGRYVDELVDVDGAWLIRSRHIELDLPY
- a CDS encoding nuclear transport factor 2 family protein, which gives rise to MTTTAALTAENAELGARAARTYYVYARAVDEGDLDALRAMVTDDVRITRGDHPTEDGVEAFLDVYRAHNAQQIPVCKHVVTNVLAERDGDEVLTHAYFTATMFEAERTRVITGVYDDVHREVGGEMLLAHKRITVQRIQELPAAAGSFTHVGK